One Vallitalea pronyensis genomic region harbors:
- a CDS encoding glycoside hydrolase family 36 protein yields the protein MAITVEVNKAGSFNIKGPHLIIRDCFPGVNRRPIHPLQVSLIEGDGVYTLTYTMDACVIVLKISAVDSKEMVIESSIIQKGKTWDWFHPICYGEIEGFHGVFRQGLGMGGPSGYLSLKTIVKDHTKIESYGIVGLSDSHKQHMIIYGDQHDRFVNSYHLDFLNGDTTRVVMNAGYRLERLNHEKITFPKMHMAITSELEEGLTSAAKHIAENMDARTSLEPLYHWCSWYYLYNNLSHEILRDYLKGFSQQQPAIPLKYMQIDAGYFPAAGDWLTPNHLWPDGMKAACDDIIANDYKPGIWIGPYMVGNQSKLYKTHPDWILYDLDGQPVIPMKFYNEPQIWGYLDEEYFVLDTSHPDAMAYIRQVFRTFKEMGIVFFKTDFMKFGFQDSSKVKRHTPGKTSVEYFRDLLKVIREEIGEESYWLGCIAPFLPFIGYADGMRVGGDVGAQWKEDDFGPINMIREIPAVNYFNHVYWQNDPDAMMLRDFHIFLNETEVESLTLLQAVSGGVVCTSDPLHEIAKTRVDLFRLVEPRGKFKTKVLYLDSETKETVLINEIEKDATYNIFIFNPTEEWMTRELLLSEVVGVSDLYVRAYKAETIDNHCCKSIVARVEPHGCKLFFVSKEKHLQQPVSNIWSWYSE from the coding sequence ATGGCCATAACCGTTGAAGTGAATAAAGCAGGGAGTTTTAATATAAAAGGTCCTCATTTGATCATAAGGGATTGCTTTCCTGGCGTTAATAGAAGACCCATCCATCCCTTACAGGTAAGTTTAATTGAAGGTGATGGGGTATATACCTTAACCTATACAATGGATGCATGCGTTATCGTGTTAAAAATAAGTGCTGTGGACTCAAAGGAAATGGTGATAGAATCGTCTATCATTCAGAAAGGGAAGACATGGGATTGGTTTCATCCCATATGTTATGGGGAGATTGAAGGATTCCACGGTGTTTTCAGGCAAGGATTAGGAATGGGAGGACCATCCGGTTACTTATCATTGAAGACAATTGTGAAGGACCATACAAAAATCGAAAGTTATGGTATTGTAGGGCTTTCTGATAGTCATAAACAACATATGATCATCTATGGTGATCAACATGATCGATTTGTGAACAGTTATCACTTAGATTTTCTTAACGGAGACACAACGAGAGTGGTCATGAATGCTGGCTATAGGCTGGAGCGATTAAACCATGAGAAGATCACATTCCCTAAGATGCACATGGCAATAACCTCTGAGCTAGAAGAAGGGTTAACATCAGCTGCAAAGCATATTGCTGAGAATATGGATGCTAGAACATCTCTAGAACCCTTATATCATTGGTGTTCGTGGTACTATTTATACAATAATTTGAGTCATGAAATACTAAGGGATTATCTCAAAGGTTTTTCCCAACAACAACCTGCCATTCCATTAAAGTATATGCAGATTGATGCAGGCTATTTCCCTGCCGCAGGCGATTGGTTAACACCAAATCATCTATGGCCAGATGGCATGAAGGCGGCATGTGATGACATTATAGCCAATGATTACAAACCAGGTATTTGGATTGGTCCTTATATGGTAGGCAATCAGAGTAAACTTTACAAAACACATCCCGATTGGATTCTATATGATTTAGATGGTCAACCTGTTATACCCATGAAATTTTATAACGAACCTCAGATATGGGGATACCTTGATGAAGAATATTTCGTTTTGGATACAAGTCACCCAGATGCCATGGCATACATCAGGCAAGTTTTTCGAACATTTAAAGAAATGGGCATTGTCTTTTTTAAAACGGATTTTATGAAGTTTGGATTCCAAGACAGCAGTAAAGTGAAGCGGCATACCCCTGGTAAGACATCTGTGGAGTATTTTAGAGATTTATTAAAGGTTATTCGTGAAGAAATTGGTGAAGAGAGCTATTGGCTAGGATGTATTGCACCATTCTTACCTTTTATTGGTTATGCGGATGGTATGCGTGTTGGGGGAGACGTTGGGGCTCAATGGAAAGAAGATGATTTTGGCCCTATCAATATGATTCGCGAAATTCCAGCAGTTAATTATTTCAATCATGTGTATTGGCAAAATGACCCAGATGCCATGATGTTAAGAGACTTCCATATCTTCTTAAATGAAACGGAAGTCGAATCCTTAACCTTGTTACAAGCTGTATCAGGAGGGGTGGTATGCACATCGGACCCACTACATGAAATCGCCAAAACACGTGTTGATCTCTTTCGATTGGTTGAACCCAGAGGTAAGTTTAAAACAAAAGTGTTATACTTGGATAGCGAGACAAAAGAAACAGTGCTCATTAATGAAATAGAAAAAGATGCAACATATAATATCTTTATATTTAACCCAACCGAAGAATGGATGACAAGGGAGCTTTTGTTAAGTGAAGTCGTTGGTGTATCTGATCTGTATGTCAGAGCCTATAAAGCTGAAACAATTGACAACCATTGCTGCAAGTCCATTGTTGCCCGAGTTGAAC
- a CDS encoding carbohydrate ABC transporter permease, which translates to MTMKKSQKKKMNTTVRYLLLISISAIFLFPFFWMVSTSLKIDSDIFAYPPKLLPSPMKIKNYIEAWNSQNFTLYTFNTIKITGFSILFSVASSALVAFGFARLRFPGRNILFIVVLATMMIPAEVQTIPLYIEFKYLGWINSHLSLIVPKLFGNAFFIFLIRQFMMGIPRELDEAAKLDGCNHFQIFYRIMLPLLVPVLTTCIIFQFLWSWNDFFGPLIFLQTRDTWTFSLGVAAFKNEVYGRVIWNQMMAIATIYSIIPLLVFFFSQDKLIGGIATTGSKN; encoded by the coding sequence ATGACTATGAAGAAATCACAAAAAAAGAAAATGAATACCACCGTTCGCTATTTGTTGTTAATAAGCATTTCAGCCATCTTCTTGTTCCCTTTTTTTTGGATGGTGAGTACATCATTAAAAATCGATAGTGATATTTTTGCCTATCCGCCTAAGCTGCTTCCATCACCCATGAAAATCAAGAATTACATAGAAGCTTGGAATTCTCAAAACTTTACGTTATATACCTTTAATACCATAAAAATAACGGGATTTTCTATTCTCTTTAGCGTTGCATCTTCAGCTCTTGTTGCTTTTGGTTTTGCACGGTTAAGATTTCCAGGAAGGAACATACTATTTATAGTTGTTCTTGCAACCATGATGATACCAGCAGAGGTGCAGACAATTCCCTTATATATCGAATTTAAATATTTAGGATGGATTAATTCACATCTGTCCTTGATTGTACCCAAACTATTTGGTAATGCATTTTTTATTTTTCTAATCCGTCAATTTATGATGGGCATTCCAAGAGAACTTGACGAAGCTGCAAAACTAGATGGATGTAATCATTTTCAGATATTCTATCGCATCATGCTGCCACTGTTAGTCCCTGTGCTTACAACATGTATCATCTTCCAATTTCTTTGGAGTTGGAATGATTTTTTTGGACCGTTAATATTCTTACAAACAAGGGATACATGGACATTTTCATTGGGGGTAGCAGCATTTAAAAATGAAGTCTACGGGCGTGTCATATGGAATCAAATGATGGCCATTGCTACCATCTATTCCATTATACCACTACTGGTGTTCTTTTTTAGCCAAGATAAACTAATCGGTGGTATAGCAACAACAGGTTCAAAGAATTAA